One segment of Saprospiraceae bacterium DNA contains the following:
- a CDS encoding arginine decarboxylase — translation MKNSYYDLVAQTFDFPQDGFSLKDNRLLFNEIDIYELIRKYGTPLKLTYLPKIGEKIQTARKLFRDAIQRYNYNGKYVYCYCTKSSHFAFVLNEVLENGTQLETSSAFDIDLIWRLYKLGKINKSTTIVNNGYKPRAYAEKIVRLIEEGFQNVIPVCDNANELALYDELLQKQQKCNIGIRMATEEEPNFEFYTSRLGIRQSEVVHFYQEKVAPNPKFELKMLHFFVDIGIKDTLYYWTELKKGIKTYCQLRKVCPTLSCLNIGGGMPIRNSLGFEYDYPYMVNEIVRLIKEYCDDEGVPEPDIYTEFGKYTVGESGATIFSVIGKKQQNDAEQWYMLDNSLINTLPDSWGIKERFILLPVNHWDKEYQKVNIGGISCDNADYYNSEAHINQVYLPAYNEEKDEPLYLGFFHTGAYQEALSGYGGLKHCLLPSPKHILIDKNYYGEFTDWEVFQEQDADSMLRILGYDSPYAS, via the coding sequence ATGAAAAACTCATACTACGACCTCGTCGCCCAAACCTTTGATTTCCCGCAAGACGGCTTCAGCCTGAAAGACAACCGTCTTCTGTTCAATGAGATTGACATCTATGAACTTATCCGAAAATATGGCACGCCGCTGAAGCTCACCTACCTGCCGAAGATTGGCGAAAAAATACAGACTGCCCGAAAACTCTTCCGTGATGCCATCCAGCGATACAACTACAACGGCAAATACGTCTATTGCTACTGCACCAAAAGCTCGCATTTCGCCTTCGTCCTCAACGAGGTGCTGGAAAACGGCACCCAGTTGGAGACCTCCTCTGCCTTTGATATTGACCTGATATGGCGGCTCTACAAGTTGGGGAAAATCAACAAAAGCACGACCATCGTCAACAACGGCTACAAGCCTCGCGCCTACGCCGAAAAAATCGTGCGCCTCATTGAGGAAGGATTCCAGAACGTCATCCCGGTGTGCGACAACGCCAATGAATTGGCCCTATATGACGAATTGCTCCAAAAGCAGCAAAAGTGCAACATAGGCATCCGCATGGCGACCGAGGAAGAGCCGAATTTTGAGTTTTACACCTCGCGGTTGGGCATCCGGCAGAGCGAGGTGGTGCATTTTTATCAGGAAAAAGTGGCACCCAATCCAAAATTTGAACTCAAAATGCTCCACTTTTTTGTGGACATTGGCATCAAGGATACGCTCTACTATTGGACGGAACTCAAAAAAGGCATCAAGACCTACTGCCAACTTCGGAAGGTCTGCCCTACCCTATCGTGCCTGAACATCGGCGGCGGCATGCCAATCCGAAACTCGCTGGGCTTTGAATACGACTATCCATACATGGTGAACGAAATCGTGCGCCTCATCAAGGAGTATTGTGACGACGAAGGGGTGCCAGAACCTGACATCTACACCGAATTTGGCAAGTACACCGTGGGCGAGAGCGGCGCCACGATTTTCTCCGTCATTGGCAAAAAACAACAAAACGATGCCGAACAGTGGTATATGCTCGACAACTCTCTCATCAATACCCTGCCTGATAGTTGGGGCATCAAGGAGCGATTTATTCTGCTACCAGTAAATCACTGGGACAAGGAGTACCAAAAGGTGAACATCGGCGGCATCAGTTGCGACAACGCGGACTACTACAACTCCGAAGCGCACATCAACCAAGTCTATCTGCCAGCCTACAATGAGGAAAAGGACGAGCCACTCTACTTGGGTTTTTTCCACACGGGTGCCTACCAAGAGGCACTCAGCGGCTACGGTGGGCTAAAACACTGCCTCCTCCCATCCCCCAAGCATATCCTCATTGACAAAAACTACTATGGCGAGTTCACCGACTGGGAAGTTTTCCAGGAGCAGGATGCCGATTCTATGCTACGAATTTTAGGGTATGATTCGCCGTATGCCTCGTGA